A region from the Leptotrichia sp. OH3620_COT-345 genome encodes:
- the dnaN gene encoding DNA polymerase III subunit beta has protein sequence MLNVKVDRKELLKAIQIVENAVTENKIREVLSGIYIEAKENKIILKGTDLELSINTEISGDIASEGKIVIKHKLIEEFLKQILDEKIELMEEQGKLIIKTDSTNTEFSIYDAENFPVQTKIDLGVEYTFNKNKLLNYIENVKISASTDPENLAVNCIRLEIEENKLKLVSSDTYRLTYIEEELEENERNKEGLSVSIPLKTIDGLIRIMRLIDEESIIFKSDGTKVFLKFSNVEILTRVIELQFPDYKSILKSAQHDKKILLNTKDFLSVLKRTLIFVRDNKDAKNGGIFNFENNKLILTGINENAKIKEELATIQEGEDLKISLNVKFLLDYISILDGKVTELKLMNSKSSVLVKDEESDKSLYFTMPLALREG, from the coding sequence ATGCTTAATGTAAAAGTTGACAGAAAAGAGCTGCTGAAAGCGATACAAATAGTTGAAAATGCTGTGACAGAAAATAAAATAAGAGAAGTTCTTTCAGGAATATATATAGAAGCGAAAGAAAATAAAATCATTTTAAAGGGTACAGATTTGGAATTATCCATAAATACTGAAATATCAGGAGATATAGCTTCTGAAGGAAAAATTGTAATAAAACATAAATTAATCGAAGAATTTTTAAAGCAAATTTTAGATGAAAAAATTGAATTAATGGAAGAACAGGGGAAATTAATTATAAAAACGGACAGTACAAATACTGAATTTTCAATATATGATGCAGAAAATTTCCCCGTTCAGACAAAAATTGATTTGGGAGTAGAATACACATTTAACAAAAATAAATTATTAAATTATATAGAAAATGTAAAAATTTCAGCTTCGACTGATCCTGAAAATCTTGCCGTGAACTGTATAAGACTTGAGATTGAGGAAAATAAATTGAAGCTTGTTTCATCAGATACTTACAGGCTTACATATATTGAAGAAGAACTTGAAGAAAATGAAAGAAATAAAGAAGGTCTGAGTGTAAGCATTCCTTTAAAGACAATAGACGGTTTAATAAGAATAATGCGTCTTATAGATGAAGAAAGCATAATTTTTAAATCTGACGGAACGAAAGTATTTTTGAAATTTTCCAATGTAGAGATTCTTACAAGAGTTATTGAGCTTCAGTTCCCTGATTACAAGTCAATATTGAAAAGCGCTCAACATGATAAAAAAATACTGCTCAATACAAAGGATTTTTTATCAGTCCTAAAAAGAACTCTTATATTTGTAAGAGATAATAAAGATGCAAAAAACGGAGGTATTTTTAATTTTGAAAATAATAAGCTTATATTGACGGGAATAAATGAAAATGCAAAAATAAAGGAAGAACTTGCAACTATTCAGGAAGGAGAAGATTTAAAAATTTCGCTGAATGTCAAGTTTTTACTGGATTATATTTCTATCCTTGACGGAAAAGTAACGGAACTTAAGTTGATGAACTCGAAAAGTTCCGTACTTGTAAAAGATGAAGAAAGTGATAAATCCCTTTACTTTACAATGCCGTTGGCTTTAAGAGAAGGATAA